One window from the genome of Tachysurus vachellii isolate PV-2020 chromosome 5, HZAU_Pvac_v1, whole genome shotgun sequence encodes:
- the cep76 gene encoding centrosomal protein of 76 kDa isoform X1: protein MSLTPEKASELKQIIQDQLIKMDIHRKIRDVVAEAVRCEGDRGEEQPLSEEDLLRALQRRGIVEDAMKQLSFTNTACSETEAEDLDKSPARVTEKGITHLKTANISPLRRYLYLQVLGGKAFLEHLQEPEPLPGQVCSIFTLHLHFRNQRFHSKPVPCACEPDLQEGFLLEVHRDGPGDASKMADATTMLSICDPVHMVLIRTDTAGDTTLVSSYFLDWRSVLCAPNGKTSVSVELLGVGNECKVPAGVLNLKLELYPPLSETLSPEVISTQRSLERQKSAEKERLFLVYAKQWWREFLEIRPSHQSKLVKIFAQDENGVNRSVCSYVCVLRAGRLLESPRQAARFVSLLAQERVPVLGGGTRPEQWCTMMAFLCRNKGDCEDHATLLCSLLLGFGLNAYVCVGTKAKNIPHTWVMTCGTDGTVTFWESQTAHRYLHQPVDPEAPPLVLQPKPTYPYRTIGCIFNHKTFLANCQPSDSVELCVFDFLDASRWKAMSEEAICSVCSQSPPIPPLCPPSVQANDASNQLELELRYLITEHRKDIGMATVWDDHLSYLLSSALAAYELERCTGMSCGNEEFQDAVRRAVPDGHTFKGFPIQFLHRNARRAFATCLRSPFCEEVVSCRGDHVRLAVRINPVKNQLSQTPLGKSIICEEIQDKCCLN, encoded by the exons ATGTCTCTGACCCCGGAGAAAGCTTCTGAACTAAAACAGATCATTCAGGATCAGCTGATTAAG ATGGACATCCACAGGAAGATCCGGGATGTGGTTGCTGAGGCAGTGCGGTGTGAAGGGGACCGGGGAGAGGAGCAGCCTCTGTCTGAAGAGGACCTGCTGAGGGCACTGCAGCGCAGGGGCATTGTGGAGGACGCCATGAAGCAGCTTAGTTTCACTAATACA gcATGTTCAGAAACAGAGGCAGAGGATCTGGACAAGTCTCCAGCTCGTGTAACTGAGAAGGGCATTACCCACCTTAAAACAG CCAATATAAGTCCACTGAGGAGGTACTTGTACCTGCAGGTTCTGGGGGGTAAGGCCTTCCTTGAGCACCTACAGGAGCCAGAGCCTTTACCTGGTCAGGTGTGTTCTATCTTCACACTCCACCTTCACTTCCGCAACCAACGCTTTCACTCCAAACCTGTGCCCTGTGCTTGTGAACCAGACTTACAAGAGGGTTTTCTTTTAGAAGTACACAGAGATGGTCCAG GTGATGCCAGTAAAATGGCTGATGCCACCACCATGTTGTCCATTTGTGACCCGGTGCACATGGTGTTGATTCGGACAGACACTGCAGGAGACACGACACTCGTCTCTTCTTATTTCTTGGACTGGCGATCTGTCCTCTGTGCTCCCAATGGAAAGACATCAGTGTCTGTGGAGCTGCTTGGTGTAG GCAATGAGTGTAAAGTGCCTGCTGGTGTACTTAATCTCAAGCTGGAATTGTATCCTCCCCTAAGTGAGACTCTGAGCCCTGAAGTCATCAGCACACAG cgaTCACTGGAGCGGCAAAAGAGTGCAGAGAAAGAGCGTTTATTTTTGGTCTATGCTAAGCAGTGGTGGAGGGAGTTCTTAGAAATACGACCGTCTCACCAATCCAAGCTGGTTAAGATCTTTGCTCAA GATGAGAATGGGGTGAACAGATCCGTGTGTTCGTACGTCTGTGTCTTGCGTGCTGGCCGGCTGTTGGAAAGTCCACGGCAGGCGGCTCGCTTTGTGAGTCTGCTGGCTCAGGAGAGGGTGCCGGTGCTGGGGGGAGGAACACGTCCTGAGCAGTGGTGCACTATGATGGCATTCCTCTGTAGGAACAAG GGTGATTGTGAGGACCATGCCACACTGCTGTGTAGCCTGCTGCTAGGCTTTGGCCTGAATGCTTATGTCTGTGTAGGCACCAAAGCGAAAAACATCCCTCACACCTGGGTGATGACCTGTGGTACTGATGGCACTGTCACTTTCTGGGAGAGTCAGACAGCACACAG GTACCTACATCAGCCAGTAGACCCTGAGGCTCCCCCACTAGTTCTTCAGCCCAAACCCACCTACCCTTACCGCACGATTGGTTGTATTTTCAACCACAAGACTTTCTTGGCGAATTGCCAGCCTTCAGACTCAGTGGAGTTATGTGTGTTTGACTTCCTGGATGCTTCACGCTGGAAGGCTATGAGTGAAGAGGCTATTTGTTCAGTTTGTTCTCAGAGTCCTCCTATTCCTCCTCTGTGTCCTCCATCAGTGCAGGCCAATGATGCCAGCAACCAACTAGAGCTTGAGCTGCGCTACTTGATTACTGAGCACAGGAAG GATATTGGTATGGCTACAGTGTGGGATGATCACCTGTCCTATCTGCTCTCATCTGCTCTGGCAGCCTATGAGCTGGAGCGCTGTACAGGCATGTCATGTGGAAATGAAGAGTTTCAGGATGCTGTTCGAAGAGCTGTACCCGATGGACACACATTTAAAGGCTTTCCTATTCAGTTTTTACACCGTAATGCACGCAGAGCTTTTGCTACCTGCCTCAG GTCACCGTTCTGTGAGGAGGTTGTGTCTTGTCGGGGAGATCATGTCCGTCTGGCAGTGCGG atCAACCCGGTAAAGAACCAGTTATCCCAGACACCGCTTGGGAAAAGCATCATCTGTGAAGAAATCCAAGACAAATGCTGTCTCAATTAA
- the cep76 gene encoding centrosomal protein of 76 kDa isoform X2, producing MSLTPEKASELKQIIQDQLIKMDIHRKIRDVVAEAVRCEGDRGEEQPLSEEDLLRALQRRGIVEDAMKQLSFTNTACSETEAEDLDKSPARVTEKGITHLKTANISPLRRYLYLQVLGGKAFLEHLQEPEPLPGQVCSIFTLHLHFRNQRFHSKPVPCACEPDLQEGFLLEVHRDGPGDASKMADATTMLSICDPVHMVLIRTDTAGDTTLVSSYFLDWRSVLCAPNGKTSVSVELLGVGNECKVPAGVLNLKLELYPPLSETLSPEVISTQRSLERQKSAEKERLFLVYAKQWWREFLEIRPSHQSKLVKIFAQDENGVNRSVCSYVCVLRAGRLLESPRQAARFVSLLAQERVPVLGGGTRPEQWCTMMAFLCRNKGDCEDHATLLCSLLLGFGLNAYVCVGTKAKNIPHTWVMTCGTDGTVTFWESQTAHRYLHQPVDPEAPPLVLQPKPTYPYRTIGCIFNHKTFLANCQPSDSVELCVFDFLDASRWKAMSEEAICSVCSQSPPIPPLCPPSVQANDASNQLELELRYLITEHRKDIGMATVWDDHLSYLLSSALAAYELERCTGMSCGNEEFQDAVRRAVPDGHTFKGFPIQFLHRNARRAFATCLRSPFCEEVVSCRGDHVRLAVRVRVFPYLESACAVWIMFACKYRSVL from the exons ATGTCTCTGACCCCGGAGAAAGCTTCTGAACTAAAACAGATCATTCAGGATCAGCTGATTAAG ATGGACATCCACAGGAAGATCCGGGATGTGGTTGCTGAGGCAGTGCGGTGTGAAGGGGACCGGGGAGAGGAGCAGCCTCTGTCTGAAGAGGACCTGCTGAGGGCACTGCAGCGCAGGGGCATTGTGGAGGACGCCATGAAGCAGCTTAGTTTCACTAATACA gcATGTTCAGAAACAGAGGCAGAGGATCTGGACAAGTCTCCAGCTCGTGTAACTGAGAAGGGCATTACCCACCTTAAAACAG CCAATATAAGTCCACTGAGGAGGTACTTGTACCTGCAGGTTCTGGGGGGTAAGGCCTTCCTTGAGCACCTACAGGAGCCAGAGCCTTTACCTGGTCAGGTGTGTTCTATCTTCACACTCCACCTTCACTTCCGCAACCAACGCTTTCACTCCAAACCTGTGCCCTGTGCTTGTGAACCAGACTTACAAGAGGGTTTTCTTTTAGAAGTACACAGAGATGGTCCAG GTGATGCCAGTAAAATGGCTGATGCCACCACCATGTTGTCCATTTGTGACCCGGTGCACATGGTGTTGATTCGGACAGACACTGCAGGAGACACGACACTCGTCTCTTCTTATTTCTTGGACTGGCGATCTGTCCTCTGTGCTCCCAATGGAAAGACATCAGTGTCTGTGGAGCTGCTTGGTGTAG GCAATGAGTGTAAAGTGCCTGCTGGTGTACTTAATCTCAAGCTGGAATTGTATCCTCCCCTAAGTGAGACTCTGAGCCCTGAAGTCATCAGCACACAG cgaTCACTGGAGCGGCAAAAGAGTGCAGAGAAAGAGCGTTTATTTTTGGTCTATGCTAAGCAGTGGTGGAGGGAGTTCTTAGAAATACGACCGTCTCACCAATCCAAGCTGGTTAAGATCTTTGCTCAA GATGAGAATGGGGTGAACAGATCCGTGTGTTCGTACGTCTGTGTCTTGCGTGCTGGCCGGCTGTTGGAAAGTCCACGGCAGGCGGCTCGCTTTGTGAGTCTGCTGGCTCAGGAGAGGGTGCCGGTGCTGGGGGGAGGAACACGTCCTGAGCAGTGGTGCACTATGATGGCATTCCTCTGTAGGAACAAG GGTGATTGTGAGGACCATGCCACACTGCTGTGTAGCCTGCTGCTAGGCTTTGGCCTGAATGCTTATGTCTGTGTAGGCACCAAAGCGAAAAACATCCCTCACACCTGGGTGATGACCTGTGGTACTGATGGCACTGTCACTTTCTGGGAGAGTCAGACAGCACACAG GTACCTACATCAGCCAGTAGACCCTGAGGCTCCCCCACTAGTTCTTCAGCCCAAACCCACCTACCCTTACCGCACGATTGGTTGTATTTTCAACCACAAGACTTTCTTGGCGAATTGCCAGCCTTCAGACTCAGTGGAGTTATGTGTGTTTGACTTCCTGGATGCTTCACGCTGGAAGGCTATGAGTGAAGAGGCTATTTGTTCAGTTTGTTCTCAGAGTCCTCCTATTCCTCCTCTGTGTCCTCCATCAGTGCAGGCCAATGATGCCAGCAACCAACTAGAGCTTGAGCTGCGCTACTTGATTACTGAGCACAGGAAG GATATTGGTATGGCTACAGTGTGGGATGATCACCTGTCCTATCTGCTCTCATCTGCTCTGGCAGCCTATGAGCTGGAGCGCTGTACAGGCATGTCATGTGGAAATGAAGAGTTTCAGGATGCTGTTCGAAGAGCTGTACCCGATGGACACACATTTAAAGGCTTTCCTATTCAGTTTTTACACCGTAATGCACGCAGAGCTTTTGCTACCTGCCTCAG GTCACCGTTCTGTGAGGAGGTTGTGTCTTGTCGGGGAGATCATGTCCGTCTGGCAGTGCGGGTGCGTGTGTTTCCCTATCTCGAGTCAGCCTGTGCTGTCTGGATCATGTTTGCCTGCAAATACAGATCAGTGCTGTAA
- the ptpn2a gene encoding tyrosine-protein phosphatase non-receptor type 2a isoform X2, with protein MDPEEFEDIDSQGQWQNLYNEIRNQSQECSYKVAKFPENRNRNRYRDVSPYDHSRVRLENLENDYINASLITMEEAQRNYILTQGPLTNTRSHFWLMIWEKQSKAVIMLNRVIEKGSEKCAQYWPSGEEKQMYFSAEGFVVTLVSEDVEPYYTTRVLELQNIKTGERRDIYHFHFTTWPDFGVPESPASFLNFLFKVRESGSLEPEHGPVVVHCSAGIGRSGTFCLVDTCLVLMDKRKDASSVDVQKVLLGMREYRMGLIQTPNQLRFSYMAIMEGAKYVLGDSILKQWQRMSKDDMEQQAELDPSLQDTARHPDELTGLISKLIGEKDQIVSVTEAQQTDLKPDSLRKRHREERIASTAQKVQQMKQKLSEAEKKRENWHYWRPILYNVGAGAALALGLFMCWAFLSQ; from the exons ATGGACCCGGAGGAGTTCGAGGACATAGATTCACAGGGACAGTGGCAAAATCTGTATAAT GAAATCCGTAACCAGTCTCAAGAATGTTCTTACAAAGTGGCAAAATTCCCAGAAAATCGGAACAGGAACAGATACAGAGACGTCAGCCCAT ATGATCACAGCCGGGTGAGATTAGAAAATTTAGAAAATGACTACATAAATGCAAGCTTGATAACCATGGAGGAAGCTCAGAGAAACTACATACTGACGCAG GGACCATTAACTAATACTCGTAGTCACTTTTGGTTAATGATCTGGGAGAAGCAGTCGAAGGCAGTCATCATGCTCAACAGAGTCATAGAGAAAGGCTCA GAGAAGTGTGCTCAGTACTGGCCCTCGGGTGAAGAGAAACAAATGTATTTCAGTGCTGAGGGGTTTGTGGTGACTTTAGTGTCTGAAGACGTTGAACCCTATTACACAACAAGAGTGCTTGAGCTTCAAAACATCAAA acaggagagagaagagacatCTACCACTTTCATTTCACCACTTGGCCTGACTTTGGTGTGCCAGAGTCCCCTGCATCTTTCCTCAACTTTTTGTTCAAGGTTCGTGAGTCTGGATCACTGGAGCCTGAGCATGGCCCGGTTGTGGTCCATTGCAGTGCTGGGATTGGCCGATCAGGGACATTCTGCTTGGTCGACACCTGCTTGGTCCTG atggatAAGAGAAAAGATGCTTCATCTGTAGATGTACAGAAAGTCTTGTTGGGCATGAGAGAGTATCGCATGGGCCTCATTCAAACCCCAAACCAGCTTCGCTTCTCTTACATGGCCATAATGGAGGGAGCCAAGTACGTCTTGGGggactctattttaaag CAATGGCAAAGGATGTCTAAAGATGACATGGAGCAACAGGCTGAGCTGGATCCATCTCTGCAGGACACTGCAAGACACCCAGATGAACTGACTGGACTGATTTCAAAGCTAATAGGAGAAAAAGATCAAATAGTGTCAGTAACGGAAGCACAGCAAACAGATTTAAAACCAGACAG CTTGCGAAAGCGACATCGTGAGGAGCGGATAGCCAGCACAGCACAGAAGGTCCAGCAGATGAAGCAAAAACTGAGTGAagcagagaagaagagagagaattgGCATTACTGGAGGCCCATTCTCTATAATGTAGGAGCTGGAGCAGCTCTGGCACTGGGACTGTTCATGTGCTGggcttttctctctcagtga
- the ptpn2a gene encoding tyrosine-protein phosphatase non-receptor type 2a isoform X1, translating into MDPEEFEDIDSQGQWQNLYNEIRNQSQECSYKVAKFPENRNRNRYRDVSPYDHSRVRLENLENDYINASLITMEEAQRNYILTQGPLTNTRSHFWLMIWEKQSKAVIMLNRVIEKGSEKCAQYWPSGEEKQMYFSAEGFVVTLVSEDVEPYYTTRVLELQNIKTGERRDIYHFHFTTWPDFGVPESPASFLNFLFKVRESGSLEPEHGPVVVHCSAGIGRSGTFCLVDTCLVLMDKRKDASSVDVQKVLLGMREYRMGLIQTPNQLRFSYMAIMEGAKYVLGDSILKQQWQRMSKDDMEQQAELDPSLQDTARHPDELTGLISKLIGEKDQIVSVTEAQQTDLKPDSLRKRHREERIASTAQKVQQMKQKLSEAEKKRENWHYWRPILYNVGAGAALALGLFMCWAFLSQ; encoded by the exons ATGGACCCGGAGGAGTTCGAGGACATAGATTCACAGGGACAGTGGCAAAATCTGTATAAT GAAATCCGTAACCAGTCTCAAGAATGTTCTTACAAAGTGGCAAAATTCCCAGAAAATCGGAACAGGAACAGATACAGAGACGTCAGCCCAT ATGATCACAGCCGGGTGAGATTAGAAAATTTAGAAAATGACTACATAAATGCAAGCTTGATAACCATGGAGGAAGCTCAGAGAAACTACATACTGACGCAG GGACCATTAACTAATACTCGTAGTCACTTTTGGTTAATGATCTGGGAGAAGCAGTCGAAGGCAGTCATCATGCTCAACAGAGTCATAGAGAAAGGCTCA GAGAAGTGTGCTCAGTACTGGCCCTCGGGTGAAGAGAAACAAATGTATTTCAGTGCTGAGGGGTTTGTGGTGACTTTAGTGTCTGAAGACGTTGAACCCTATTACACAACAAGAGTGCTTGAGCTTCAAAACATCAAA acaggagagagaagagacatCTACCACTTTCATTTCACCACTTGGCCTGACTTTGGTGTGCCAGAGTCCCCTGCATCTTTCCTCAACTTTTTGTTCAAGGTTCGTGAGTCTGGATCACTGGAGCCTGAGCATGGCCCGGTTGTGGTCCATTGCAGTGCTGGGATTGGCCGATCAGGGACATTCTGCTTGGTCGACACCTGCTTGGTCCTG atggatAAGAGAAAAGATGCTTCATCTGTAGATGTACAGAAAGTCTTGTTGGGCATGAGAGAGTATCGCATGGGCCTCATTCAAACCCCAAACCAGCTTCGCTTCTCTTACATGGCCATAATGGAGGGAGCCAAGTACGTCTTGGGggactctattttaaag CAGCAATGGCAAAGGATGTCTAAAGATGACATGGAGCAACAGGCTGAGCTGGATCCATCTCTGCAGGACACTGCAAGACACCCAGATGAACTGACTGGACTGATTTCAAAGCTAATAGGAGAAAAAGATCAAATAGTGTCAGTAACGGAAGCACAGCAAACAGATTTAAAACCAGACAG CTTGCGAAAGCGACATCGTGAGGAGCGGATAGCCAGCACAGCACAGAAGGTCCAGCAGATGAAGCAAAAACTGAGTGAagcagagaagaagagagagaattgGCATTACTGGAGGCCCATTCTCTATAATGTAGGAGCTGGAGCAGCTCTGGCACTGGGACTGTTCATGTGCTGggcttttctctctcagtga
- the LOC132845299 gene encoding sperm acrosome membrane-associated protein 4-like, giving the protein MSGVLFGLCVVLMISVSCSGQTLECFHCDLGFWDMCHTTKVNCSIGEQCFAGTGVAASVLNIKMMGCLARDDCNKTTVVTFPANKTVYKMTKYCCEEDLCNGGTEVLMASYTLTTLAIALIMGLTS; this is encoded by the exons ATGTCTGGAGTGCTTTTTGGTCTCTGTGTGGTGTTGATGATTAGTGTTTCATGCTCAG GACAAACACTTGAATGCTTTCACTGTGATCTTGGATTCTGGGACATGTGCCACACAACCAAAGTGAACTGCAGTATTGGGGAACAGTGTTTTGCTGGCACTGGTGTAGCAG CCTCTGTTCTGAACATCAAGATGATGGGTTGCCTTGCCAGAGATGACTGCAACAAAACTACCGTTGTGACTTTTCCTGCAAATAAGACCGTCTATAAAATGACAAAGTATTGCTGTGAGGAAGACCTCTGTAATGGTGGCACTGAAGTCCTAATGGCATCCTATACACTGACTACACTAGCTATTGCTCTGATAATGGGTCTAACTtcataa